The Acidaminococcus fermentans DSM 20731 sequence CTATATTGATGACCTCAGCTACTGGATCCCCAATATGACGGCCCTGCGCCAGCAGGTGGCCCGGCTCCAGGGCGAGGAGCCCGGGGAAGGATACCGGCTGGCCGCCCAGGCCGCCAAGAAAAAGTATGATGAACTGCTGGGGACCAACAGTGCCGCCGGCAGCGGAGAAAAACGGAAAATCGAAATCAGGAGCCAGGAACTGAAGAAGGCGGTGGAGCAGTCCCGGAAAATGGATGGGGAAAAGGCGGGGATGCCGGCAGGAAACGGCAGCAGCGCCGCCAGGGAAAGAACGGCACCCAATCTGCCGCCGCCTCCTCAAAAAAACCTCAAGGCATCCCTGGTGAACTGCAGCGGCAATCCCCGCTATGGGGTGGAAGCCGCCAATGATGCCCGGAATGCGGGATTTTCCATTGTCAGCATCACCAATGGCAGCCCCATGGACCGGACCCAGGTGCTGATCAACGCCGGCAGCACGGCAGCAGAGGAACGGACCGGGGCCCTGCCTTTCGACTTCCAGCTGATCCAGGGAGCGGTAAGCCCCAGCAGCGGGGATGTGGTGATCTATGTGGGGAAGGATTATGGGAAGTAGGGGTGCTGCCCAAGTAACACCCCTTTTTTACCCTACTAACAGCATATGAATTCACCAATAAATAAAAAAACTATGAAAAAACAGAAAATAATCTTGCATATTGTATACAAGCGTGTTATAATGTTCCTGTAAGTTGAAGTTGCCCCTCATTTGGCCCTTGTTTTACAGGGGCTTTTTTTTTATGCTTTTTCGGGAAGGGTTTGTGAAAAATGAGTCAATTGAAGAAAATAAAGTATGCTATAATGGCAATACTGTAAATAAAGGGAAGAGGGGAAGCCTGTGGGATTTGAAGAAATACTCCAACTGCTGATGGATGTACTCTTTCCTCCGACCCTGGGATTCCTGTTCCGGCTGGATGTGGAGCTGACCATAGCGGCTTTCCTCCTTACTACGGCGTTCTATGTGGTCCTGGTGGTACCGCTGTTCTATCTGTACATCCGGATGGGTGGGATGCTGTAGGGGAGCCATTGACAAAACGGAGTTACACGCCTAAAATGGGAACCATAACAAATTGTATACAAAATGCGGGATTGTCCCGCAGAGCAGGAAAGTAGGATGGTAGAAAATGCATATCGATATCCATACCCGGTTCATAACCCTGTTGGGAGATCCCCTGGCCCAGTCCTTTGCGGCCCGGATGCAGAACCGGGGCTATGAGGCGGCCGGGCTGAACCTGGTGTACTTCTACACCATCACCGGCCAGGAACACCTGGGTGACATTGTGAACGGGCTACGGTACATGCCCGTTGCCGGGTTTGCTGTTACAAAGCCCAACAAGGTAAAAGTGCTGGAATATCTGGATGAACTGGATCCCCTCTGCCGGAAAATGGGCTCCAGCAACACGGTGGTGAAGCTGCCGGACGGGCGGCTGAAGGGATACAATACCGACGGTACGGGCTTTTACACGGCACTGACGGAAGCCGGCATCGACGTGACGAAGGAAAGGTTTTTCTGCTTCGGCAGCGGCGGCGCCGGCCGGGCCATGTGCTCGGTGCTGGCCTATCATGGTGCGACGAAGATCTGGATCACGGACCTGTTTCCGGAAAGTGCCCGCAGCCTGGTGGAAGACATCAACAAAAACTTCGCCCCGGTGGCCGAAATGGTTCCCTATGAGGATTTCTCCAAAGTGGGAGAAGCCACAGTGGTGTTGAACGCCAGCGGCGTGGGCATGGGGCAGAGCATCGGGAAAACGCCCCTGCCCCCGGAATTCATCCAAAAGGACCAGTTCTATTTCGACGCCTGTTACAACCCGGCCCGGACCCGGTTCCTGGAAAATGCGGAAAAGGCCGGCTGCCGGGTCATGAACGGCCTCACCATGAGTCTGTACCAGGGCACGGCCCAGGTGGAACTGTGGTCGGGGCAGAAGGCACCGGAGGAAGCCATGCGCCGGGAACTGGAGAAGATCCTGGAAGAAAAGAAGCAGCAGGACTGAGGGTCCTGCCCCCAAGCAGGAAAGTAGAATGGAGAGTATGATGATGGAAAATGTGAAGGAAAGCAGCAAGGCAGTACAACAAAAGAATTCTTTGAACGCTCTGATCCACTGGCTGGATCTGCACCTGGAAGAGACTTTTCTGGTGGTGATGCTGGTTCTCATTGCCGGCGTGACCATGCTCCAGGTCATTGTCCGGAAAATCCCCGGCATGGCCTCTCTCACCTGGGCAGAAGAACTGTGCCGGTTCCTGTGGATCTGGAGCGTTTTTCTGTCCCTGCCCTATACCATCCGGACGGACAGCATGCTCCGGGTGGGGGTGCTGAAGGATCTGCTGCCGGAAACCCTCCGGAAGGTGCTGAACCTGGCGGTGGACGGCATTACCCTGGGCTGCATGAGTGTCCTGGGGCTCTATGGGGTGGAAGTGGTTTCCGTCATCGGGGAAAGCCATGAGATTTCCCCGGCCATGCAGTGGCCCATGGCGTTTGTGTACAGCTTCATGGTATTGGGCTTTTTCCTGGCGGCGCTGCGGGCCGTCCAGATGCTCTGGTTCCATGTCCAGCATCTCCAGGAACCGGAACTGTCCACCCTGGAACAGACTCTCCGGGATGCAGCCGATGAAACGGCACTGGCCCAGGAAGGAGATGACTGACGGTGCAGGCGGTACTGATCTTTTCCGTTTTTCTCCTGGCCATTGCCCTGTCCCTGCCCATCGGCATCAGCATGATCCTGGGGGCCACGGCTCCCATTGCCCTGTTCCATCAGGGCGGGACCATGGGACAGGTGCTGAACAACGCGTTTTCCGGGGCCAATTCCACCCCCATCCTGGCAGTTCCCCTGTTCATCCTGGGCGGGGTGATCATGGCCAAGGGCGGGATTTCCCGGAAACTGTTCAATTTCTTTGCTTTTTTTGCCGGCCGGATCCCCGGGGGACTGCCCTGTGCCGTGATCCTGACCTGTCTGTTCTATGGTGCCATTTCCGGTTCCGGCCCGGCTACCACGGCAGCGGTGGGAGCCATGTGCGTCCCCTTCCTGACAGAACTGGGCTATGACAAAACCTGGAGTGCCGGGCTGGTGGCGGTGGCAGGCGGCCTGGGAGTCATCATCCCGCCCTCCATTCCCTTTGTGCTCTATTCCCTGGCCACCGGGGTTTCCACCGGCAAGCTGTTCCTGGCGGGAATCATTCCCGGGTTCCTGGTGGGGCTGGCCCTGATGGTCTATGCGGTGATCCACTGTCTCCGGAACGGGGAAGACAAGGCCAAAGTCCGGGAACGGATGGACGAACTGTCCCGTCTGGGCTTTTTCCGGTTGTTCCGGGACAGTTCCTGGGCCCTGCTCTGCCCGGTCATTGTCCTGGGGGGCATCTATACCGGGTTCACCACGCCCACGGAAGCAGCGGCGGTTTCTGTTTTTTATGCCCTGCTGGTATCTCTTTTTGTTTACCGGACCATGACCTTCGGGGATATCCTGCCCATGCTCCGGGAATCGGTCCGGACCTATGGGGGACTGGCCTTCGTCCTGGCTTTTGCCACGGCCTTTGGCCGGGTACTTTCCATGACCCGGGCCACCAAGGTGGTGGAAAGCTTCATCCTGGGGAACTTTACTTCCGGGGTGGCAGTACTGACGGTACTGGTGCTGATTTTCCTGCTCCTGGGGATGGTCATGGATACGGGACCGGCCATCATCATCCTGGTGCCGGTGCTGCTCCCTGCCTGCAAAAAACTGGGGGTGGATCCGGTCCATCTGGGGGTGGTGCTGGTATGCTGCCTGTCCATCGGGCTGGCGACGCCGCCTTTTGGACTGGATCTGTTTGTGGCCGGGAACATTGCCGGGAAGCAGCCCATGAGCGTGGCCCGGAAATCCATTCCTTTTATCTGTGCGTTCCTGGCGGCGCTGGTGGGAATCACCTATATTCCGGCTCTTTCCACCTTCCTGCCGGCCCTTTGGTAACGATCCTGTACAGAGAGAGGAAAATACAATGGAAAAACCATGGAAAAAACTGGCCGGTCTCTGTCTGGCAGGACTGCTCCTTTTCGGGGTCACCGCCTGCGGGAAAGCACCGGCTGCCGCAAAGCCTGAAGAAAAAACAGCGGGGCCCTATAAGAATCTGCCCCAGGTGGTGCTGGTAGGGGGAGATTCTGCCGGAAAAGGGTCCGTGGGCCAGAAGTTCGGGGAACTGGTGGCCCGGAAAGTGGAAGAGAAATCCGGTGGACGGCTGAAAATCGATTACCATCCCAATGCGGAACTGGGAGGGGATGAAGACCTTCTCCGGCAGCTCCGGGCCAATGATATCCAGCTGGTGGTGGGCCAGATGGCTCCGGTGACGGCTTTCGTGCCGGAAGGAGCGGTGTTCGACCTGCCCATGGTCTTCGCTCCCTATGACGGAAAGACCATCGACCGGGTGCTGAATGGACCGGGCCCCTTCCGGCAGAAACTGGCCGCCGCCTACGAAAAAGCCGGGCTCCATTACATGGGGACCCTTCAGAACGGGACCTACCGGCTGATGACCTCCAACCGGCCGGTGAAGACGGTGGAGGATTTCAGGGGGCTGAAGATCCGGACCATGAGCAACCGGAACCATATGGCCTTCTGGTCCGCTCTGGGCGCCAATCCCACCCCCCTGGCCTGGCCGGAACTGTATTTCTCCCTTCAGAGCGGCATCGTGGATGCGGAGGAAAATGCGGCGGACAGCATCCTTTCCGCCAATTTCAACGAAGTCCAGAAATACGTGGGGGAAACCAACGTGATTCTCTATGCCAATGAAATGGTCCTGAACCAAAAAGCCTGGGACAGCCTGCCGGAAGCCTACCGACAGGTACTGGACCAGTCCGTCCGGGAGGCCCTGGAAGAACTGTCGCCCACCCTGGTCCAGGTGGACCGGGACTGCAAAGAGAAGCTTCAGAAAAAGGGCATGACCCTGGTCACCTACGGACCGGAATTCTACCAGGAAGTCCGGAACCAGCCGGCAGTCCAGGAACTGTACAAAAAAATCGACGCCCAGACCGGAGGCCTGGGAACGCTGATGGTGGAAGAGTTGGGGAAATGAAAGACGGGGGCTGCTGACCGCTGATAAAAAAGGAGATGTGAAAAAATGAAAAATCATTTTTTCACATCTCCTTTTTCATACCCTCGGCAATACCTGGGCCAGCAGATCAGCCGGGAGCTGGCCCGGTGCGGAGGCCGGACCGGCGGTGGCAAAGGTCACGGCGGAACCGAACCGCCCGCCTCCGATCCGGGTAACGGCCCCCATGGCTCCCATGGACATGGTGATCACCGGGGTCCGGGGATGTTCCTCCTTCATTTCCAGGGTGGCTGCCAGCAGGGTCAGCACATCCTGTTCCGTTTGGGGCATCACTGCGTATTTGGCCAGATCACAGCCAAGATCCTGCATGGCGCACAGGGTACGGACCAGCGCTTCCCGGGAGGGGGTCTTCTGGAAATCGTGGCAGGAACCCACCACTTTGATTCCCTTTCTGTGGGCCCGGTCCACCAGGCGTTCCATCACCTGGGAGCCCCGGGACAGTTCCACGTCCGCCAGATCCATGGCGCCGCTGTCCATGGCCTCTTCCAGGAGCTGGACATAGGCCTCCGTGGAAATGGCCAGGTTTCCGCCTTCCGCCGCCGTACGGATGGTGAAAAGCAGGGGCAGGTGGGGAATCCTTTCCCGGAAAAGGGCCAGGGGAGCTTTCCAGCTGCCCGGTTCCCGGATGGGACCATAGCAGTCCGCTCGCCATTCGACCAGGTCACAGGGACATTCTGCCAGCTGATCCAGGGCTTCTTCCAGTCCGGACAGGGTGGGGGCTGTCAGTGGGACGGCAATTTTCGGCTGTCCTTCGCCGATTGCCAGATTTTTTACAAGTACAGGTTGGGCCATGATGGATATGCTCCTTTTTTCTTCTTTGTTCCAGTATACGGCAGCCGGTGGAAAAGTGTCAATAAAGGCTGCTGGCTGCATACAGGAAGGCTGAAGTTTCAGGACAGTCCTCCCGTATGTTTTCCTGTCAGATAAAACTGTGCAAAAGTTCGAAAAATTCAAAAATCCATGGTATAATTTTCCTGTACCCTGCCGCAGACAGCGGCTGTATCACCAAAAATGCCATTGCAGAAAGAAGGAATGCCTCATGGCGGATCAACCCAAGAAACAAAGAAAAATGCTCAGTTCCTATTCCATCGTTTTCCTGTTCCTGATCTTCACAGCCATCCTGACCTGGTTCGTGCCCCAGTCCGTGGTCATCAACGACCATGGAACCAAGAAAATCATCTATGATGCCATCCTGGTGAAGGGAAAAGTGATGGCCGGCCAGGGGCTCCAGCCCATGGGGCTGTGGGACATCATCATGGCCCCGGCCAAGGGGTTCGTGAAGGCGGCCCAGCTGTGCTTTGCCCTCTTGATGGCCGGAGCGTTCCTCCATCTGCTGAACTATGTGGGAGCCATGCGGGCCGGGATCGGCTGGCTGCTGAAGCGGTTCACCGGCAAGACCCTGATTGTGGTGCTGACCTTCTTCTCCGCCCTTTTCGGGGCCGTTTACGGCCTCTGGGAAGAGATCCCCGCTTATTCCATGGCGGTGGTGCCCCTGTTCGTCCTGGCCGGATATGATGTGGTCACCGGCATCGGGGTGCTGACGGTGGGGGCCACGGCCGGCAACATGGCCAGCGTGGTGAACCCTTTCTCCCTGGGGGCTGCCGTGGGGGCCATCGGCAATGAAAGCCTGTCCCTGGGCAGCGGCATCGTCCTGCGGCTGGTGCTTTTCGCCGTGCTCTATCTGGTGGCCCTGGCCTATGTGCTCCAGTATGCGGCCCGGGTGAAGAAAGATCCCTCCAGATCCATTGTGGCCGGACTGCCGGTGAACACCATGGTGGAGGAAAGGCAGGAAGAGGTGGAAATCACCTCCCGTCAGGCTCTTTCCATCGGGCTCCTGGTACTGATCGTCATTGCCATGATCTGCGGCTATGTGCCCTGGGACTCCATTAAATTTGCGGATGGAACCACGGCAAAGACCCTGGTGAATCTGCCTTTTACCACCCTGGCCAAGGTACCGGTACTGGGGAACCTGCTGGGCGCGGAACATTACACCCAGTTCGGAGACTGGTATTTTGAAGAATTTTCCTTCGTATTCCTGGCCGGTGCCCTGCTGCTGGGAATCATCAACAAGATCCCGGAAGCCACCTTCATCAAAGAATTCATCGCCGGAGCCCGGGACCTGCTCAGCGTGGTGCTGGTGCTGGCCATTGCCAATGGGATTTCCGTGATCATGGGCAGCAAGACCGCCGGCATGTCCGTCACCTTTGTGTACTGGATCCAGAATGCCCTCCAGGGCGTGCCTTCCTGGGCTTTCTCCCTGGCCGTCATCCTGTCCTATGTGGCCATCGGGTTCTTCATGCAGTCCACCAGCGGGGTAGCCGGGATCACCATGCCCATCCTGGGGGCCGTGGCCTATGCCCTGTATGAAACCGCTCCCATCGGGCCGGTGGGGGGGCAGGTACTGCTGATCGCCAGCTTCACCATCGGGCTGAACTTCACCAGTGCCCTGTATCCCAGTGCCACCAACATGGGGACTTTGGAACTCTACAAGGTACCCTATGACATCTACCTGAAGTTCATCCTGAAAGGGGCCCTGCTGCTGCTCGTTACCGGCGGGATCATCGTTTCCGTGGCGCCCATGCTGGGCATCCTGTAACCTTTTGGGGTATAATGGAACCAATCAACAAGAAAAGGAGTTTTGCTGTCATGACCGTACTGGATTCTCTGGAACCCCGCCGGGTGTTCCATTTCTTTGAAGAAATTTCCCGGATTCCCCATGGGTCCGGCCATACCAAAGCCATCAGTGACTGGCTGGTGGAATTTGGCCGGAAACGGGGCCTGGAAGTCCGTCAGGATGCCCTGAACAATGTGGTCCTGGTGGGACCGGCTTCTCCCGGATATGAACAGGCAGAGCCGGTGATTTTCCAGGGCCACATGGACATGGTCTGTGAAAAGGCCCCGGACTGCCCCAAGGACATGGAAAAGGAAGGCCTGGATCTGGAAGTGTCCGGGGATGAAATCACCGCCCGGGGGACCACCCTGGGGGCGGATGACGGGATTGCCGTGGCCATGGGCCTGGCCCTGCTGGATGATCCCTCCATTCCCCGGCCCCGGCTGGAAGCGGTGTTCACCGTGGACGAGGAAATCGGCATGCTGGGAGCAGTGGATCTGGATGCCAGCGGACTTGCAGGCCGGCGGATGATCAATATGGATTCGGAGGAAGAAGGGGTCTTCACCGCAGGCTGTGCCGGCGGAGTGGATGTGAACTGCGCCCTGCCCGTCCGGCGGGAAGCCTTTGCCGGCACCTGCCTGGAACTGAAGATCAGCGGCCTGACAGGGGGACACTCTGGAGCGGAAATCCACAAGGGAAGGGCCAACGGGGACAGGCTCATGGGCCGTCTCCTGCTCCATCTGGACCGGGAAGTCCTGTACCGGCTGGTTGAAGTGGAAGGGGGAACCAAGGACAACGCCATTCCCCGGGAAGCCAGGGCGGCTGTGCTGACTCCCGAACCGGAAAAACTCCGGCAGGCAGTGGCGGCTTTTGACCGGATTCTCCGGCAGGAATTCCAGGTGACCGATCCGGACCTCCAGGTGACGGCAGAGCCGGCAAGGGCGGAACGCCTGCCCATGGACCGGGAATCCACGGAAAAGGTCCAGTGTCTCCTGACCAGTCTGCCGGGAGGGGTCCAGGTCATGAGTCCGGAACTGGAAGGCATGGTCCAGACCTCCCTGAACCTGGGGATCCTCTATACGGAAGACGGGCAGGTGTGCGCCGGCCTGCTGGTGCGCAGCAGTGTGGAAAGCCAGAAGGAAATGGTGGCGGAACAGATCGAAGGGCTGCTGCGGCAGCTGGGAGGACAGGCCATCCGCTCCGGGGACTATCCGGGCTGGGCCTACCGGGCAGATTCGCCTCTCCGGGACCTGTTTGTCCAGGTGTACCGGGAACAGTATGGAAAGGAACCCAAAGTGGAAGCCATCCACGCCGGGGTGGAATGCGGCATGTTCGCCGCCAAGCTCCCGGGACTGGACTGCATTTCCCTGGGGCCCACCCTGACGGAAATCCATACGTATCGGGAAACCATGCACATCGCTTCCGTCCAGCGGACCTGGAACCTGCTGCTGGAAGTACTGAAACGGATGAAATGAGGGTGTACACCATGAATGATATGGAACAGCGGACCCAGGCCATCATCGAAGCCTGTGCCCAGGAAAAGGAAACCAATCCCCTGGCCATTTTCCGTCATGTGGCCAGCAGGGATTTTGTCCGGATCCATGGACCGGAACATCATGTGCTGGATGGAGCCTGCCTGCTGACAGCGCTCCACAATGCCGGTATGGAATTTGATCTCAGGGAGCTGTTGGGCAGGCTGCGGCAGGAGGGACTCCAGATGCCCGGGGCCATCTGCGGCCACTGGGGCGTCTGCGGTGCCGTGGCTTCCATAGGGGCTGCCCTGGCTCTCCTGGAAGAAACCGGGCCTTTGACCACGGATTCTTCCTGGGGCAGCCACATGACCTGCACGGCCAGGGCCCTGGCCAATCTGGCGGCCATTGGCGGGCCACGCTGCTGCAAGCGGGATGCATATACGGCTTTGAAAACAGCCATTCCCTATGTAAAGGAACGGTTCGGGATCACCCTGCCGGAAGAAAAAACCGTTTGTGGTTTCTATCCCAGGAACCAGCAGTGCCTGGAGGAAAGGTGTCCGTATAATCCGCAGTTTTGCGACTAGCGGTCCGAAGGGGCTGTTGCTCAGGCAACAGCCCCTTTCTTCTTCTTTGATTCTAGTGTAAAATAGATTCAATACGTCGATGCTATGATACTGTATTGGAGGAACAATGTATGAAGAAGAAATACTGGCTGGGGTTTTGGGCCGCGGCTGTTTTTTTGCTGTTTTTCATGAACTCATCCCTGCCTCTGACGGACAGCGTGGAAGGGAACTATGCCCTGACGGCCAAGGAAATGGTCCTCAGCGGAGACTGGCTGTCTCCCCAGATCTACGGCCGGTACTGGTATGACAAACCGGTTTTCGCCTACTGGATGATCGCCCTTGGCTTCAAGATTTTCGGGTTCAGCGAATTCGGGGCCCGTTTCTTTCCGTCCCTGTTCGGACTGGGAGGCCTGTGGCTGACGGTGCAGGCGGGAAAACGGCTGTATCGGGAAGAAGTGGGCTTTTTAAGCGGTGTCCTGTTGCTGATGACCCTGGAGTTTTTTACTATTTCCAAAAGTGTCCTGACCGACGGCATGCTGTTCCTGTTCATGGACGGGGCGCTGCTGTGTTTTTTCCTGGGATACAGCAGCCGGGAAAAGAACTGGTATTACGGGGTGTATCTCCTGTCCGCTCTGGCCACCCTTACCAAAGGGCCCATCGGATTTCTCATGCCCGGGTTCATCATTACGCTTTTCCTGCTGTACCAGAAGGACTGGAAATGTCTGAAAGACGCCAAACTGGCCACCGGGATCCCGCTGTTCCTGCTGGTGGCCCTGCCCTGGTACATTGCCATGGCCCGGGTCCATCCGGATTTCCTGGGCAGTTTTCTGGGTACCCAGAATGTGCTCCGGGCTACGGTTTCTGAACATCCCCGGGACAATGTGATCTGGTACTATACGGCGGTAAATATCCTGAACGCCTATGCCTGGGTGGGCTTTGTGCCCGGCATGCTGTGGAACCTGCTGCGGAAAAACGGAAAATGGAATTATCCGGCTGCCCGGGAAGCTTTCCTGCTGCTGTGGATGGCGGCCATTTTTGTATTCTTCCAGTGCATGGCCACTAAATACATTACCTACACTTACCCCCTGCTGCTGCCCCTGTGCGTGCTGACGGCGGACTATATCTGGAAAAAGGGAAGCAGCCTGCCCCTGAAGGGGATGCTGCTGTGCAATATCCTTTTCTACGGGGCCCTGACCTTTGCCGCTTCCAAAGTGACCAAACTGGCCCCCGGGGTGTTTCCCAATCCCGGCAATCTCTTCTATTTCATGCTGATCTACACACTCTGCATGGTTGTGCTGGCCTTCCACAAATACAAGGGGAAAAGCAGCCAGGAAGTATTTTCCACCGTGGTGATGCTGACCATTGCCTTCCACTGCTGCAGTCTGGATCTGCTGGCCAAACCTCTGATGGAGGACGTGACCGGGAAGACTGCGGCCCAGTTCATCAACGCCCTGGTCCCGGCGGATATGCCCATTTACATCCGGGGCGGCGGCTATCCCACTTCCGGGGTGTTCTACACCGGCCGGGAAATGGTGATGCTGGTGCCCGATGAGGAGGCGGAAGCCTTCAAACCCAGGCAAGACAGCTGGTCCGCCAAGAACATCATGCCCTGGACCACCTATGGTCAGGTCCGGGAACAGCAGGGGAAGGCCCTGGTGCTGGTGGACACCAAGACACGGAAACTGAAGACAAAGCTGGAGGAAGACTGGCCGGGTACCTGGAAACGGGTGAAGCTGCCCGGACAGTGGACGGTTATGATCAAAGAGAGGTAGGAAAACATGGACGAAGAAAAAATCCGTTCCTATCTGGAACGGCAGGAGTTTATTGGATTCCGGGTGCGCCAGGAGGAACTGGACCATCCGGAACAGCTCCAGCGGTATTTCCAGCTGCTGGAGTATGTGGGGAGCCATCCGGCCCTGGCCCGGAAGTTCTGCAGCCGCTGGGGGCTTTCCTTCGGGGAGGACTGCGGTTCCACCCTTTGGACCAATCCGGCAGCGGTGGCATTCGTGGAGAAAATGGCAGATGCCTTTCCTTTTCTCTTCTTTCTGGCGGAAAAGGAGGGGGAAACCCTGAAACTGCTGGTGATGCTTACCTGCCAGAGCGACCGGGTGGAAGGGGACAATCTGTCCCTGGACCCGGAGAAATTCAACCGCTTTCTGAAACAGCAGCTGAAGGGGCTGCTGCTGCTCAGTGAAAAAGCGGGGTTGAGCCCGGAAAATGCCCAGGGACTGATCCAGAATATCTATGAATATTTCGGGTTGTCTGACTGAAGAGTCAAATTCACAAATCATTCAAGAATTTGCCCTTCCTTTGACACAGGTCATGGGTATACTGATAACCGTAACAGGGATTACCCCTCCTTGTTACATCTTCCCCATCAAATCATCATAAACAACTTCCTTTCAAGGAAAAAGCCTTCTGCTTCCCCAGCAGAAGGCTTTTTCCGTATGGTACGGTTTTTACGGTTTTTCAATGGTTCCATGTTCCTGGGCAAATTCCAGGAAGGTCCGGATGGTTTCATTTTCCAGGGCACTATTCTGCCACAGCATCTCGATTTCATAATAGAGAGGCGGGGTCAGGGAAAGAGGAACCAGGTCCGGTTCCCGTTCCGCCACTGCACGGTACAGGAATCCGCCGGCCACTCCGCTGCGAAGCAGCTGGATCTTGGTGTAAAGCTGGGAGGTGGACCACTGGATCCGGGGGGTGCAGTGATCCTGGTGGAACCGTTCCAGGACCGTTTCCCTGAATTTCTGGCTGTTTTCGATTTCCACCAGATCCTCCTGGGCCAGCTGGGGAATGGAAATGGCCGTTTCCCGGGCCAGGGGATGGCTGCGGCTGACACAGTAGACAATTTCGCAGTGTTTCATGGCACGGGTGGCCATGTCATCCTGGTCCGCTCCCTTGCCGCTGACAATGGCAATGTCGATCCGGCCATCCTGGAGGGCTTTCCGCAGGGAAAGGGAGTTTCCGTGATGGAGTTCCAGCCGGATTTCCGGATGCTTTCTGTGGAAAAGAGCCAGAAAGGGGATTTCCAGGGCTTCCATCATGGGGGGCAGTCCCACCCGGATGGAGGTGTTTTTCTTCTGGAGACGGGTCATATCATCGGCAATCTGATTGGCCTTCTGGAGCAGTTCTTCCACTTCCAGAGAAAAATAGGATCCTTCCGTGGTGAGCACCAGCTTTTTGTGGGACCGCTTGAACAGCTTCAGGCCAAATTCCTCTTCCAGTTCCCGGATGGCCGCCGAAACAGCAGGTTGGGATATGTGAAGTTCTTCCGCTGCCTTGGTGATGCTGTGCTGACGGCAGACCTCCTGAAAATAGCGCAATTGATGTAATTTCATGGATGTTCCTCCCAACCTGGGGGTACAGCCAGGACAAAAATATCCTGTACTTCCTACCCAGTAATGTCTTGTATTGTATACATTATATACAAAATAGTCGGGAAAAATAACAGCAGGTTCACTTATGATTATTATAAAAGAAATAGATAATTCCAAAAGAAAGAAATTTGTAGGAAAAACAACGGTGCAAAAAGACGATCCCTGTTATAATAGAAAAGATATCACCGTCCTTTCCTCTGCTTTTTCGAGAAGGGACACAAGGAGAGAAGTACATGAAGGAAAACCATGCACCGTTGGCCCTTTG is a genomic window containing:
- a CDS encoding shikimate dehydrogenase family protein, whose protein sequence is MHIDIHTRFITLLGDPLAQSFAARMQNRGYEAAGLNLVYFYTITGQEHLGDIVNGLRYMPVAGFAVTKPNKVKVLEYLDELDPLCRKMGSSNTVVKLPDGRLKGYNTDGTGFYTALTEAGIDVTKERFFCFGSGGAGRAMCSVLAYHGATKIWITDLFPESARSLVEDINKNFAPVAEMVPYEDFSKVGEATVVLNASGVGMGQSIGKTPLPPEFIQKDQFYFDACYNPARTRFLENAEKAGCRVMNGLTMSLYQGTAQVELWSGQKAPEEAMRRELEKILEEKKQQD
- a CDS encoding TRAP transporter small permease, giving the protein MESMMMENVKESSKAVQQKNSLNALIHWLDLHLEETFLVVMLVLIAGVTMLQVIVRKIPGMASLTWAEELCRFLWIWSVFLSLPYTIRTDSMLRVGVLKDLLPETLRKVLNLAVDGITLGCMSVLGLYGVEVVSVIGESHEISPAMQWPMAFVYSFMVLGFFLAALRAVQMLWFHVQHLQEPELSTLEQTLRDAADETALAQEGDD
- a CDS encoding TRAP transporter large permease — its product is MQAVLIFSVFLLAIALSLPIGISMILGATAPIALFHQGGTMGQVLNNAFSGANSTPILAVPLFILGGVIMAKGGISRKLFNFFAFFAGRIPGGLPCAVILTCLFYGAISGSGPATTAAVGAMCVPFLTELGYDKTWSAGLVAVAGGLGVIIPPSIPFVLYSLATGVSTGKLFLAGIIPGFLVGLALMVYAVIHCLRNGEDKAKVRERMDELSRLGFFRLFRDSSWALLCPVIVLGGIYTGFTTPTEAAAVSVFYALLVSLFVYRTMTFGDILPMLRESVRTYGGLAFVLAFATAFGRVLSMTRATKVVESFILGNFTSGVAVLTVLVLIFLLLGMVMDTGPAIIILVPVLLPACKKLGVDPVHLGVVLVCCLSIGLATPPFGLDLFVAGNIAGKQPMSVARKSIPFICAFLAALVGITYIPALSTFLPALW
- a CDS encoding TRAP transporter substrate-binding protein; this translates as MEKPWKKLAGLCLAGLLLFGVTACGKAPAAAKPEEKTAGPYKNLPQVVLVGGDSAGKGSVGQKFGELVARKVEEKSGGRLKIDYHPNAELGGDEDLLRQLRANDIQLVVGQMAPVTAFVPEGAVFDLPMVFAPYDGKTIDRVLNGPGPFRQKLAAAYEKAGLHYMGTLQNGTYRLMTSNRPVKTVEDFRGLKIRTMSNRNHMAFWSALGANPTPLAWPELYFSLQSGIVDAEENAADSILSANFNEVQKYVGETNVILYANEMVLNQKAWDSLPEAYRQVLDQSVREALEELSPTLVQVDRDCKEKLQKKGMTLVTYGPEFYQEVRNQPAVQELYKKIDAQTGGLGTLMVEELGK
- the aroD gene encoding type I 3-dehydroquinate dehydratase, with the translated sequence MAQPVLVKNLAIGEGQPKIAVPLTAPTLSGLEEALDQLAECPCDLVEWRADCYGPIREPGSWKAPLALFRERIPHLPLLFTIRTAAEGGNLAISTEAYVQLLEEAMDSGAMDLADVELSRGSQVMERLVDRAHRKGIKVVGSCHDFQKTPSREALVRTLCAMQDLGCDLAKYAVMPQTEQDVLTLLAATLEMKEEHPRTPVITMSMGAMGAVTRIGGGRFGSAVTFATAGPASAPGQLPADLLAQVLPRV
- a CDS encoding YfcC family protein → MADQPKKQRKMLSSYSIVFLFLIFTAILTWFVPQSVVINDHGTKKIIYDAILVKGKVMAGQGLQPMGLWDIIMAPAKGFVKAAQLCFALLMAGAFLHLLNYVGAMRAGIGWLLKRFTGKTLIVVLTFFSALFGAVYGLWEEIPAYSMAVVPLFVLAGYDVVTGIGVLTVGATAGNMASVVNPFSLGAAVGAIGNESLSLGSGIVLRLVLFAVLYLVALAYVLQYAARVKKDPSRSIVAGLPVNTMVEERQEEVEITSRQALSIGLLVLIVIAMICGYVPWDSIKFADGTTAKTLVNLPFTTLAKVPVLGNLLGAEHYTQFGDWYFEEFSFVFLAGALLLGIINKIPEATFIKEFIAGARDLLSVVLVLAIANGISVIMGSKTAGMSVTFVYWIQNALQGVPSWAFSLAVILSYVAIGFFMQSTSGVAGITMPILGAVAYALYETAPIGPVGGQVLLIASFTIGLNFTSALYPSATNMGTLELYKVPYDIYLKFILKGALLLLVTGGIIVSVAPMLGIL